A portion of the Krasilnikovia cinnamomea genome contains these proteins:
- a CDS encoding calcium-binding protein, whose amino-acid sequence MFQNTRRRLVMAAAIAVALTGFTALAASPAYAAPPANDDFANAQAHTGSFNDSLNPDEATTENDEPGSSCFGVLNKTVWYKLTLSYATSVTVDTFGSNYDTVLDVYTGTQLSNLSDIACNDDGGGVQSQVTFSASASTTYYIQVNSIEISATYLELHVDAGTPPAGADVSASVSDSADPVSVGGDGYSYTVAVANGGPSGATGVSLSVPVTGTASSGTAILSTSTSQGSCSTSSLTVTCSLGSIAASGSASVTINVSPGSTTGTLTATATVSANESDSNSGNNTDAESTTINNANGCTIYGTNGNDTINGTNSADVICALAGNDTINGDNGNDTIYAGPGNDSSYGEDILSILDNGADTLYGGTGDDNLNGQNGNDTLYDHTGTDTLSGGNGNDNIDTQDSVSGDTANGGLGTDTCTVDSGDTTSGC is encoded by the coding sequence ATGTTCCAGAACACTCGACGGCGGCTGGTCATGGCCGCCGCCATCGCAGTCGCCCTGACCGGTTTCACGGCCCTGGCCGCCTCCCCGGCGTACGCGGCCCCGCCGGCCAACGACGACTTCGCCAACGCCCAAGCCCACACCGGATCGTTCAACGACAGCCTCAATCCGGATGAGGCAACTACGGAGAACGACGAACCCGGGTCATCCTGCTTCGGCGTGCTGAACAAAACGGTGTGGTACAAACTGACGCTCAGCTATGCCACGAGCGTCACCGTCGATACATTCGGCTCGAACTATGACACGGTCCTCGACGTCTACACCGGCACCCAGCTCTCCAATCTCTCCGACATCGCCTGCAACGACGACGGCGGTGGTGTGCAGTCGCAGGTGACGTTCAGCGCGTCGGCGTCCACGACGTACTACATCCAGGTCAACAGCATTGAAATTTCCGCAACCTATCTCGAGCTGCACGTGGACGCGGGCACGCCGCCCGCAGGTGCGGATGTGTCGGCGTCGGTGTCCGACTCGGCGGACCCGGTCTCCGTCGGTGGTGACGGCTACTCCTACACCGTGGCCGTGGCCAACGGCGGCCCGTCCGGCGCCACCGGGGTCAGCCTGTCGGTCCCGGTGACCGGCACCGCCTCGTCCGGTACGGCGATCCTGTCCACCTCCACCAGCCAAGGCTCCTGCTCCACCTCGAGTCTGACCGTGACCTGCTCGCTGGGCAGCATCGCCGCCTCCGGCTCCGCCAGCGTCACGATCAACGTGTCACCCGGCTCCACCACCGGCACCCTGACCGCCACCGCCACCGTGTCGGCCAACGAGTCCGACTCCAACTCGGGTAACAACACCGACGCCGAGTCCACCACGATCAACAACGCGAACGGCTGCACGATCTACGGCACCAACGGCAACGACACCATCAACGGCACCAACAGCGCCGACGTCATCTGCGCCCTGGCCGGCAACGACACCATCAACGGCGACAACGGCAACGACACCATCTACGCCGGACCCGGCAACGACTCCAGCTACGGCGAAGACATCCTCAGCATCCTCGACAACGGCGCCGACACCCTCTACGGCGGCACCGGCGACGACAACCTCAACGGCCAGAACGGCAACGACACCCTCTACGACCACACCGGCACCGACACCCTGTCCGGCGGCAACGGCAACGACAACATCGACACCCAGGACAGCGTGTCCGGCGACACCGCCAACGGCGGCCTCGGCACCGACACCTGCACCGTCGACAGCGGCGACACCACCAGCGGCTGCTAA
- the ppc gene encoding phosphoenolpyruvate carboxylase: MSDLNGHLDPDSPDSPDAALRADIRRIGTLLGQTLARQEGPPLLDLVEEVRALVRADAPAAAARLAALDVTTGTKLARAFSTYFHLANITEQVHRARDLRRRRARNGGWLDQAAKLIAEQGVPADEIAAAARRLAVRPVFTAHPTEAARRSILSKLRQVADALDAEAAAAVLYDATDTSASTRRFAELIDLLWQTDELRLDRPDPTDEARNAVYYLKDLYAEAAPQVLDDLADTLRQLGVETAPTSRPLTFGSWIGGDRDGNPFVTPAVTRDVLMIQHEHGIQATEAAMDALIDQLSVSRRLRGVSLDLSASLAKDLDNLPEVAPRFRRTNAEEPYRLKVRCIRAKLGNTRKRLQQGTAHVPGRDYLGSHELIADLELIRASLARNSGQLTAVGTVASAIRTVSAFGLQLATLDVREHAEKHHEVLAQMYARVGEVDEYPTLDRAARTKLLADELTGRRPLASADTPLNDSARKTFDVFHTIRDAQDRFGPEVVESYIISMTLGVDDVLAAAVLAREAGLIDLHSGKARVGIVPLLETPAELDAGGELLDQMLSLPAYREIVRARGDLQEVMLGYSDSNKEAGITTSQWSIHKAQRALRDVAARHGVRLRLFHGRGGTVGRGGGPTHEAILAQPYGTLDGAIKVTEQGEVISDKYTLPALARENLELTVAAVLQATLLHTTSSVDAGRLARFDATMDTASAAAFRAYRSLVEDPDLAAYFWAATPTELLGALNIGSRPAKRPNADAGLGGLRAIPWVFGWTQTRQIVPGWFGVGSGLAAVRESGSGEVLKEMYGGWQFFRTFVSNVEMMLAKTDLSIARRYVETLVPEQLHPIFAKIEQEYARTVEEILAITGGEGLLAGNPQLSRTLGVRDTYLEPLHHLQVALLRQYRDLHDAQRQVPTAPGGRRGPSDSTALERALLTTVNGIAAGMRNTG; this comes from the coding sequence GTGAGCGACCTGAACGGCCACCTCGACCCCGACTCGCCAGACTCCCCCGACGCGGCCCTGCGCGCGGACATCCGCCGCATCGGCACGCTGCTCGGCCAGACCCTGGCCCGGCAGGAGGGCCCGCCGCTGCTCGACCTCGTCGAGGAGGTCCGCGCGCTGGTGCGTGCCGACGCCCCGGCCGCCGCCGCCCGGCTGGCCGCCCTCGACGTCACCACCGGCACCAAGCTGGCCCGCGCCTTCTCCACCTATTTCCACCTGGCGAACATCACCGAGCAGGTGCACCGCGCCCGCGACCTGCGGCGCCGCCGGGCCCGCAACGGCGGCTGGCTGGACCAGGCGGCCAAGCTCATCGCCGAGCAGGGGGTGCCCGCCGACGAGATCGCGGCCGCCGCCCGGCGCCTCGCGGTACGCCCGGTCTTCACCGCGCACCCCACCGAGGCCGCCCGCCGCTCGATCCTGTCGAAGCTGCGCCAGGTGGCCGACGCGCTGGACGCCGAGGCCGCCGCCGCGGTGCTGTACGACGCCACCGACACCAGCGCCTCCACCCGCCGCTTCGCGGAACTCATCGACCTGCTGTGGCAGACCGACGAGCTGCGCCTGGACCGGCCGGACCCGACCGACGAGGCCCGCAACGCCGTCTACTACCTCAAGGACCTGTACGCCGAGGCCGCGCCGCAGGTCCTCGACGACCTCGCCGACACGCTGCGCCAGCTCGGCGTGGAGACCGCCCCGACGTCACGCCCGCTGACCTTCGGTTCGTGGATCGGCGGCGACCGCGACGGCAACCCGTTCGTCACCCCGGCCGTCACCCGGGACGTGCTGATGATCCAGCACGAGCACGGCATCCAGGCCACCGAGGCCGCGATGGACGCGCTCATCGACCAGCTGTCGGTGTCGCGGCGGCTGCGCGGGGTCTCCCTCGACCTGTCCGCCAGCCTCGCGAAGGACCTGGACAACCTGCCCGAGGTGGCGCCCCGGTTCCGGCGTACCAACGCCGAGGAGCCGTACCGGCTCAAGGTGCGCTGCATCCGGGCCAAGCTGGGCAACACCCGCAAGCGGTTGCAGCAGGGCACCGCGCACGTGCCCGGCCGCGACTATCTGGGCAGCCACGAGCTGATCGCCGACCTGGAGCTGATCCGGGCGTCGCTGGCCCGCAACTCCGGCCAGCTCACCGCGGTCGGCACGGTCGCCTCCGCGATCCGTACGGTGTCCGCGTTCGGCCTGCAACTGGCCACCCTGGACGTCCGCGAGCACGCGGAGAAGCACCACGAGGTGCTGGCCCAGATGTACGCCCGGGTCGGCGAGGTGGACGAGTACCCCACCCTGGACCGGGCCGCCCGGACCAAGCTGCTGGCCGACGAGCTGACCGGGCGGCGGCCGCTGGCCAGCGCCGACACCCCGCTGAACGACTCGGCCCGCAAGACCTTCGACGTGTTCCACACGATCCGCGACGCGCAGGACCGGTTCGGCCCGGAGGTCGTCGAGTCGTACATCATCTCGATGACCCTCGGGGTGGACGACGTGCTGGCGGCGGCCGTGCTGGCCCGCGAGGCCGGGCTGATCGACCTGCACAGCGGCAAGGCCCGGGTCGGGATCGTGCCGCTGCTGGAGACCCCGGCCGAACTGGACGCCGGTGGCGAGCTGCTCGACCAGATGCTGTCGCTGCCCGCGTACCGGGAGATCGTGCGGGCCCGCGGTGACCTGCAGGAGGTCATGCTCGGCTACTCCGACTCCAACAAGGAGGCGGGCATCACCACCAGCCAGTGGTCGATCCACAAGGCGCAGCGGGCGCTGCGGGACGTGGCGGCCCGGCACGGGGTGCGGCTGCGGCTGTTCCACGGCCGGGGCGGCACGGTCGGCCGGGGCGGCGGCCCCACCCACGAGGCGATTTTGGCCCAGCCGTACGGGACCCTGGACGGCGCGATCAAGGTGACCGAGCAGGGCGAGGTCATCTCGGACAAGTACACGCTGCCCGCGCTGGCCCGGGAGAACCTGGAACTCACGGTCGCCGCCGTGCTGCAGGCCACGCTGCTGCACACCACCTCCTCGGTCGACGCGGGACGGCTGGCGCGCTTCGACGCCACCATGGACACCGCGTCCGCGGCGGCGTTCCGGGCGTACCGGTCGCTGGTCGAGGACCCGGACCTGGCCGCGTACTTCTGGGCGGCGACCCCGACCGAGCTGCTCGGCGCGCTGAACATCGGCTCGCGCCCGGCGAAGCGCCCGAACGCCGACGCGGGCCTGGGCGGGCTGCGCGCGATCCCGTGGGTCTTCGGCTGGACCCAGACCCGGCAGATCGTGCCGGGCTGGTTCGGCGTCGGCAGCGGGCTGGCCGCGGTACGCGAGTCGGGCAGCGGCGAGGTGCTCAAGGAGATGTACGGCGGCTGGCAGTTCTTCCGTACCTTCGTTTCCAACGTGGAGATGATGCTGGCCAAGACGGACCTGTCGATCGCCCGCCGGTACGTGGAGACCCTCGTCCCGGAGCAGCTCCACCCGATCTTCGCGAAGATCGAGCAGGAGTACGCGCGTACGGTCGAGGAGATCCTCGCGATCACCGGCGGCGAGGGCCTGCTCGCCGGCAACCCGCAGCTGTCCCGCACGCTCGGGGTGCGCGACACCTACCTGGAGCCGCTGCACCACCTGCAGGTGGCGCTGCTGCGCCAGTACCGCGATCTGCACGACGCCCAGCGCCAGGTGCCGACCGCGCCGGGCGGACGGCGCGGGCCCAGCGACTCGACGGCCCTGGAGCGTGCCCTGCTGACCACGGTCAACGGCATCGCGGCCGGCATGCGTAACACCGGCTGA
- a CDS encoding lysyl oxidase family protein: MSNRLSRRARTRLLVAGAVTTAVAAAAAGVGVATAAADPPALAFVSATPNVTAERHIFSDGSWFNVDLGVNLIAGKNPFEIRASRKSYADPIVAQQFVTEKGKTKKVNLPAGMVTNFEGLRNFTTITVKDTSGKQVKQYQQDFCPNGWDTHRTRPDAPAESPYPQSCNGSNPFTLGAVWGIQAGWNAPVANDGYRGDSGNSELDLPVGDYAVTVELNKTYRDFFKIPAKSASVQLNMKVVEIKESEGEGDGPNPSPSSPARLKAKDAKAARAQALRAEAAAPGDEHSVHGGEGVESKQIAGYLPAFRPPAKAPQGALRSTAQAPKGPRPDLRSLPAWDISLEEGTDGVKDGKWYINFGATVWNAGPSTLLVDGFRRTGTELMDAYQYFFDNNGKQVGSAKAGTMEWDNREGHKHWHFTDFAQYNLLKADKKLAVRSGKEAFCLANTDAIDYTVPGAKWRPENTDLSTACGGNTAVAVREVLDSGNGDTYSQARPGQSFEVTDLPNGTYYIEVKANPENKLAESSTTNNTSLRKVILGGTPQERTLTVPSVYGLD; the protein is encoded by the coding sequence ATGAGCAACAGGCTCAGCCGTCGTGCGCGCACGCGGCTCCTGGTAGCGGGCGCCGTGACCACCGCGGTGGCCGCCGCCGCGGCCGGTGTGGGGGTGGCGACGGCTGCCGCCGATCCGCCGGCACTGGCGTTCGTGTCGGCCACCCCCAACGTGACCGCGGAGCGTCACATCTTCAGTGACGGATCGTGGTTCAACGTCGATCTGGGGGTGAACCTGATCGCCGGAAAGAACCCGTTCGAGATCCGGGCGTCCCGCAAGTCGTACGCGGACCCGATCGTGGCGCAGCAGTTCGTCACGGAGAAGGGCAAGACGAAGAAGGTGAACCTGCCCGCGGGCATGGTCACGAACTTCGAGGGCCTGAGGAACTTCACCACGATCACGGTGAAGGACACCTCCGGCAAGCAGGTCAAGCAGTACCAGCAGGACTTCTGTCCCAACGGCTGGGACACGCACCGGACCCGGCCGGACGCGCCGGCGGAGAGCCCGTACCCGCAGTCGTGCAACGGGTCCAACCCGTTCACGCTCGGCGCGGTGTGGGGCATCCAGGCCGGTTGGAACGCCCCCGTGGCGAACGACGGCTACCGGGGCGACTCCGGAAACTCGGAGCTCGACCTGCCGGTCGGCGACTACGCCGTGACCGTGGAGCTGAACAAGACGTACCGGGACTTCTTCAAGATCCCCGCCAAGAGCGCCTCCGTGCAGCTCAACATGAAGGTCGTCGAGATCAAGGAGTCCGAGGGCGAGGGCGACGGACCCAACCCGTCGCCCAGCTCCCCGGCGCGGCTGAAGGCCAAGGACGCGAAGGCCGCGCGGGCCCAGGCCCTGCGGGCGGAAGCCGCCGCACCGGGCGACGAGCACAGCGTGCACGGCGGCGAGGGCGTCGAGAGCAAGCAGATCGCGGGCTACCTGCCCGCGTTCCGGCCCCCGGCGAAGGCCCCGCAGGGGGCGCTGCGCAGCACCGCCCAGGCGCCCAAGGGCCCGCGGCCGGACCTGCGCTCGCTGCCCGCCTGGGACATCTCCCTGGAGGAGGGCACCGACGGCGTCAAGGACGGCAAGTGGTACATCAACTTCGGTGCCACCGTGTGGAACGCCGGACCCTCGACCCTGCTGGTCGACGGCTTCCGCCGCACCGGCACCGAGCTGATGGACGCGTACCAGTACTTCTTCGACAACAACGGCAAGCAGGTCGGCTCGGCCAAGGCCGGGACGATGGAGTGGGACAACCGGGAGGGCCACAAGCACTGGCACTTCACCGACTTCGCCCAGTACAACCTGCTCAAGGCGGACAAGAAGCTGGCCGTGCGCAGCGGCAAGGAGGCGTTCTGCCTGGCCAACACGGACGCGATCGACTACACCGTGCCCGGTGCCAAGTGGCGCCCGGAGAACACCGACCTCTCCACCGCCTGCGGCGGCAACACCGCGGTGGCGGTGCGTGAGGTGCTCGACTCCGGCAACGGCGACACGTACAGCCAGGCCCGGCCGGGCCAGTCGTTCGAGGTGACCGACCTGCCGAACGGCACGTACTACATCGAGGTGAAGGCGAACCCGGAGAACAAGCTCGCCGAGTCCAGCACCACGAACAACACCTCGCTGCGGAAGGTCATCCTGGGCGGCACCCCGCAGGAGCGCACCCTGACGGTGCCGTCGGTGTACGGCCTCGACTGA
- a CDS encoding hydrogenase maturation protein translates to MRVLLLVSAFNGLSQRAWCALTEAGHDVGVLLATGPEEIVDGVRSAQPELVLCPYLKHRVPAEVWQNWRTVIIHPGPVGDRGPSSLDWAISEGATTWGVTALQAVEEMDAGPVWAHRSFPVPGPPPRKSALYSGPVADAALECITEVLAKAADPDFTPTPAQDLAEARTRPLMTQSDRAFDWTEPTEHIVRHIRAADGFPGVRTEVAGLAVFAYDAHPGLALGTRPGAVLARRQGAVLVGTGDGAVWLGHLRAAEAGTGPAFKLPATSLLRHRISGVPHAPVGPCGDAEQPSYRQIRYRRTGVVGWLVFDFYNGAMSTAHCRRLRAALRHAAGQDTRVLVLRGGTEAFSNGIHLNITEAAADPAGTAWANIKAINEVCREIIGCTRQTVVAAYAGSAGAGGAMLGLGADVVAARAGIVLNPYYDIGLYGSELHTFTLPRRVGAETARQLLERRLPVSAERAATLGLVDEVGPRHPQAYTEWLTELAQRLADPRAARARRAAKAGALAAEPVPLDAYEAQELAEMSRDMFADRSGFAAARRAFVTKAAPEGTPQRLAARPAEPARGARLSRQRSAADDAPGTRVRPAVPMSA, encoded by the coding sequence GTCCGCGCAGCCGGAACTCGTGCTCTGCCCGTACCTGAAGCACCGGGTGCCCGCGGAGGTCTGGCAGAACTGGCGGACGGTGATCATCCACCCGGGTCCGGTCGGCGACCGGGGCCCGTCGTCGCTGGACTGGGCGATCAGCGAGGGCGCCACCACCTGGGGGGTCACCGCGCTGCAGGCGGTCGAGGAGATGGACGCAGGGCCGGTCTGGGCGCACCGGAGCTTCCCGGTGCCGGGCCCGCCGCCGCGCAAGTCCGCGCTGTACTCGGGCCCGGTCGCGGACGCCGCGCTGGAGTGCATCACCGAGGTGCTGGCCAAGGCCGCCGACCCGGACTTCACCCCGACGCCCGCGCAGGACCTGGCCGAGGCCCGCACGCGGCCGCTGATGACCCAGTCCGACCGGGCCTTCGACTGGACCGAGCCGACCGAGCACATCGTGCGGCACATCCGCGCCGCCGACGGCTTTCCAGGGGTACGCACGGAGGTGGCCGGACTGGCCGTGTTCGCCTACGACGCGCATCCCGGGCTGGCCCTGGGCACGCGGCCCGGTGCGGTGCTGGCCCGCCGCCAGGGCGCCGTGCTGGTCGGCACCGGTGACGGGGCGGTGTGGCTCGGGCACCTGCGGGCGGCCGAGGCCGGGACGGGGCCCGCGTTCAAGCTGCCCGCCACGAGCCTGCTGCGGCATCGGATCAGCGGGGTGCCGCATGCGCCCGTGGGTCCCTGCGGCGACGCGGAGCAGCCGTCGTACCGGCAGATCCGGTACCGGCGCACCGGCGTCGTGGGCTGGCTCGTGTTCGACTTCTACAACGGTGCGATGTCCACCGCGCACTGCCGCCGCCTGCGCGCCGCGCTGCGGCACGCCGCCGGCCAGGACACCCGGGTGCTGGTGCTGCGCGGCGGCACGGAAGCCTTCAGCAACGGAATCCACCTCAACATCACCGAGGCCGCCGCCGACCCGGCCGGGACCGCGTGGGCCAACATCAAGGCCATCAACGAGGTGTGCCGGGAGATCATCGGCTGCACCCGGCAGACCGTGGTAGCGGCGTACGCGGGCAGCGCGGGCGCGGGCGGAGCCATGCTCGGCCTCGGCGCGGACGTGGTCGCCGCGCGGGCCGGGATCGTGCTCAACCCGTACTACGACATCGGGCTCTACGGCTCCGAGCTGCACACCTTCACCCTGCCCCGGCGCGTCGGCGCCGAAACGGCCCGGCAGTTGCTGGAGCGGCGGCTGCCGGTCAGCGCGGAACGGGCCGCCACACTGGGTCTGGTCGACGAGGTCGGACCGCGGCACCCGCAGGCGTACACCGAGTGGCTGACCGAGCTGGCGCAGCGGCTGGCCGATCCCCGGGCGGCCCGGGCCCGGCGGGCGGCCAAGGCCGGGGCGCTGGCCGCCGAGCCGGTGCCGCTGGACGCGTACGAGGCGCAGGAGCTGGCCGAGATGAGCCGCGACATGTTCGCGGACCGGTCCGGCTTCGCCGCCGCGCGGCGCGCCTTCGTCACCAAGGCCGCCCCGGAGGGCACCCCGCAACGGCTGGCGGCGCGGCCCGCGGAACCGGCGCGGGGAGCCCGGTTGTCCCGCCAGCGGTCCGCCGCCGACGACGCGCCCGGGACCCGCGTGCGCCCCGCCGTACCCATGTCGGCCTGA